GATGATGCGGCGCACGTCCCAGGGTTCCGCCCAGCCGAGTTCGTCGAACATGCGCGAGAGCACGATCGCGGTGAAGCCCCACACGATGCGGCCGCCGACGACGAATGCGGGGATGCGGTGGAGGCCGGCGGAGATGGGGTGCTCGGTGCTGCCGCGGTTCGCCGGGTCCAGCAGATCGGCGACCGGCACGCGGAAGACGTCGACCGATTCGGCGTGGTCCACCGCCGCCACCTCGCTCGGCCGCGTCCACCACGCCGGCACCGGGGTGACGATGTGGTCGCTCACGGGAACGGGCATCGGCGGGAGGGTGCCGAGCGGGTCGACGCCCGACGGGTCGACGCCGGTCTCCTCCTTCGCCTCGCGGAGGGCCGCGGCGATGGGTCCGCCGTCGGATTCCTCGATGCGCCCGCCGGGGAAGGCGATCTGCCCCGGATGGCTTCCGAGCGTCGCGGCCCGCCGCAGCAGCAGCACGTCGAGGTCGCGGCCGACGGGTCCGGGAGCGGCGGCGGGCACGTCGTCGAGCACGCCGAAGAGCACGAGCACGGCGGCCGGGCGGCCGGGTCCGGCGTTCGGGAACGCGCGGCGCATGCCCGCGCGCCAGTCGAGCCCGCGGGCGCAGAGCTGCTCGAGCTCGGCCCGCGCGGTGATCATCGATGCGGCCGGCACGTCAGAACCCGGCCAACGCGAAGAACAGCGACATGACCGTGGCGGCGCCGCCGATCACGAGGCCCGCGGCCGCCGGCATCCGCCCCACACGATAGACGCGCCACCAGTACCAGCCGATGGCGCTCAGGATCACGGCGACGACGCCGACGACGAGCGCCGCGCGGAAGCTGAAGACGCCGATCAGCATGGCGACGGCCGCGACGATGACCCCGGCGGTCCCGAACGGGTTGGTGCGGACGTCGCGCGCCTCGGAGTCGCGATTCACGACGCCGGCGCGTCCGCGAGCTCGGCCCCGGCGTGGGCGAGCTCGGCCAGCGCGGCCTCGCTGGTGTCGGGCGCGACACCGGCGACGAGGTCGGTGAGGATGCGCACGTGCCGCCCGTGCTCGACCGCGTCGAGGGCGGAGGCGCGCACACAGTAGTCCGTCGCGATCCCGG
This region of Microbacterium thalassium genomic DNA includes:
- a CDS encoding NUDIX hydrolase, whose protein sequence is MITARAELEQLCARGLDWRAGMRRAFPNAGPGRPAAVLVLFGVLDDVPAAAPGPVGRDLDVLLLRRAATLGSHPGQIAFPGGRIEESDGGPIAAALREAKEETGVDPSGVDPLGTLPPMPVPVSDHIVTPVPAWWTRPSEVAAVDHAESVDVFRVPVADLLDPANRGSTEHPISAGLHRIPAFVVGGRIVWGFTAIVLSRMFDELGWAEPWDVRRIIDRPMGDGVNT